The Chrysoperla carnea chromosome X, inChrCarn1.1, whole genome shotgun sequence genome includes a region encoding these proteins:
- the LOC123303114 gene encoding mucin-12-like isoform X7, translated as MNLIPICGLILSVICFGSEATDLNFYDYYGTSATADPFFPYGGPAIASASFPYGDLYATATTLAELTNPTEPTNPTEPTNPTEPTNPTKSINPTEPTTTTEATTTPKPTITTQPSTTPEPTATTEPSTTRKATTTPEPTITTQSSTTPEPTATTEPSTTRKATTTPEPTITTQSSTTPEPTATTEPSTTRKATTTPEPTITTQSSTTPEPTATTEPSTTRKAITTPEPTTTPSIVTSASTEPHTEQASTGSTTKVQTSTKQTPAEQTTQEHIPTTGKQKTSTEQTTQENVSKTPKPQTSTEQTTQEHMSTTRKEQATTGAPTVNPTTSLSKPSDGSDNKNTTSTLPQGYVSFGNGLYKFHSNATIWPEARDICEKEGGYLAIINSHEEETFIAGLYSDKKVFGAFRPNVIFVGYHDFFRPGQWLTIDGKSVSKLSYMHWAPGQPDNTLPYENCAALAIGDANTEGLDDYVCQFNEPFICEISNSQEYPESGNQINTNPGGNANNTNSNKTNPGGNSNKNNSNTTNPDENSNGNPTNDTNSNTTNPDENSNGNPTNDTNSNTTNPDENSNGNPTNNTTSNTTNPDENSNGNPTNDTNSNTTNPDENSNGNPTNNTTSNTTNPDENSNGNPTNDTNSNTTNPDENSNGNPTNDTNSNVTNPGDNSNNTNSNHIPKGYASFGEKLYKFHSNATIWSDARDICENEGGYLAIINSHEEEAFIASLYNDKAVFGAFHPNVIFVGYHDFFRPGQWLTIDGQSAKKIGYMHWAPGQPDNSLPYENCAALSIGEVVGLDDYVCQYNEPFVCEMSNGNEVSNKTENNGNSKPTTEGTTVENTTPTVPNTPENQTTNTTGKHTTPTESTTNPTKNPTTPTIPTTTDVPIEKTHQDYISHNGSLYKFHNNATTWVKARRVCESEGAHLTIINSVEEESFIANLYGNVIGATLDDYIFVGYHDFFKLGEWVTIDGRDTSYSEYTHWGIGQPDNEPYEQCGALFVEPSSIGLYNFVCHFDEPFVCESEIDTKC; from the exons ATGAATTTAATTCCAATTTGTGGATTGATTTTGTCAGTGATATGTTTTGGAAGTGAAGCTACCGAC ttaaatttttacGACTATTATGGTACATCAGCTACTGCGGATCCG tTTTTCCCCTATGGCGGTCCTGCAATAGCGTCCGCTAGTTTTCCTTATGGGGATCTCTACGCTACTGCCACTACTCTTGCAGAACTTACTAACCCTACAGAACCTACTAACCCTACAGAACCTACTAACCCTACAGAACCTACTAACCCTACAAAATCTATTAACCCTACAGAACCTACTACCACCACAGAAGCTACTACCACACCAAAACCTACTATCACCACACAACCTAGTACCACTCCAGAACCTACTGCCACCACAGAACCTTCTACCACCAGAAAAGCTACTACCACCCCAGAACCTACTATCACCACACAATCTAGTACCACTCCAGAACCTACTGCCACCACAGAACCTTCTACCACCAGAAAAGCTACTACCACCCCAGAACCTACTATCACCACACAATCTAGTACCACTCCAGAACCTACTGCCACCACAGAACCTTCTACCACCAGAAAAGCTACTACCACCCCAGAACCTACTATCACCACACAATCTAGTACCACTCCAGAACCTACTGCCACCACAGAACCCTCTACCACCAGAAAAGCTATTACCACCCCAGAACCTACCACAACTCCAAGTATTGTGACATCTGCTTCTACAGAACCTCACACAGAACAAGCGTCCACAGGATCAACTACTAAAGTACAAACTTCCACAAAACAAACTCCGGCAGAACAAACTACCCAAGAACATATTCCCACAACTGGCAAACAAAAAACTTCGACAGAACAAACTACTCAAGAAAATGTTTCCAAAACTCCTAAACCACAAACTTCCACAGAACAAACTACCCAAGAACATATGTCCACAACTCGAAAAGAACAAGCTACCACAGGCGCACCTACGGTGAATCCCACAACTTCTTTAAGCAAACCCTCAGACGgaagtgataacaaaaataCTACTTCCACA CTTCCTCAAGGTTACGTATCATTTGGCAACGGCTTGTATAAATTCCACAGCAATGCAACAATATGGCCAGAAGCACGAGACATTTGTGAAAAAGAAGGTGGTTATTTAGCAATTATTAATTCCCATGAAGAAGAAACTTTCATCGCAGGTCTATACAGCGACAAAAAAGTATTTGGGGCATTCCGACCCAATGTAATATTTGTTGGATATCATGACTTTTTCAGACCAGGACAATGGCTTACAATTGATG gTAAATCTGTGAGCAAATTGAGTTACATGCATTGGGCACCCGGGCAGCCAGACAACACCCTGCCCTATGAAAATTGCGCAGCATTAGCTATAGGGGATGCCAACACTGAAGGTTTAGATGATTATGTGTGCCAGTTTAATGAACcttttatatgtgaaatatcAAACAGTCAGGAATATCCTGAAAGCGGTAACCAAATT aATACTAATCCAGGCGGCAATGCAAATAATACCAATTCCAAC AAAACCAATCCAGGCggcaattcaaataaaaacaattccaaC ACTACTAATCCAGACGAGAATTCCAATGGAAATCCAACAAATGATACCAATTCCAAT ACTACTAATCCAGACGAGAATTCCAATGGAAATCCAACAAATGATACCAATTCCAAT ACTACTAATCCAGACGAGAATTCCAATGGAAATCCAACAAATAACACCACTTCCAAT ACTACTAATCCAGACGAGAATTCCAATGGAAATCCAACAAATGATACCAATTCCAAT ACTACTAATCCAGACGAGAATTCCAATGGAAATCCAACAAATAACACCACTTCCAAT ACTACTAATCCAGACGAGAATTCCAATGGAAATCCAACAAATGATACCAATTCCAAT ACTACTAATCCAGACGAGAATTCCAATGGAAATCCAACAAATGATACCAATTCCAAT GTCACTAATCCAGGCGACAATTCAAATAATACCAATTCCAAT catATTCCTAAAGGCTACGCTTCCTTCGGAGAAAAGTTGTATAAATTCCACAGCAATGCTACAATATGGTCAGATGCACGAGACATTTGCGAAAACGAAGGTGGTTATTTAGCAATTATTAATTCCCATGAAGAAGAAGCTTTTATTGCTAGTTTATACAATGATAAAGCTGTATTTGGGGCATTCCATCCTAATGTTATTTTTGTTGGATATCATGACTTTTTCAGACCAGGACAGTGGCTTACAATTGACG GTCAATCggctaaaaaaattggatacatGCATTGGGCACCAGGCCAACCTGATAACAGTTTACCCTATGAAAACTGTGCAGCATTATCTATAGGCGAAGTCGTTGGTTTAGATGATTACGTTTGCCAATATAACGAGCCTTTTGTATGTGAAATGTCAAACGGTAACGAAGTTTCgaacaaaactgaaaataatggAAATTCTAAA CCTACAACAGAAGGAACCACAGTTGAAAACACTACTCCCACAGTACCGAATACTCCCGAAAATCAGACAACAAATACCACAGGAAAACACACAACTCCCACAGAGTCGACTACAAACCCCACCAAAAATCCAACTACACCTACAATTCCGACCACA actgATGTGCCAATCGAGAAG ACTCATCAAGATTACATAAGCCATAACGGTAGCTTATATAAATTTCACAACAATGCAACGACATGGGTAAAAGCACGACGCGTTTGTGAGAGTGAAGGAGCgcatttaacaataattaattccGTGGAAGAAGAATCATTTATCGCCAACTTATACGGAAATGTAATTGGTGCCACCTTAGACGATTATATCTTTGTTGGGTATCATGACTTTTTCAAACTTGGCGAATGGGTTACAATTGAtg gaAGAGACACAAGCTACTCAGAATACACTCATTGGGGAATAGGTCAACCTGATAATGAACCCTATGAACAATGTGGAGCCCTCTTTGTAGAACCTAGCAGTATTGGTTTGTACAATTTTGTATGTCATTTTGATGAACCATTTGTGTGTGAATCTGAAATCGACACAAAATGTTAA
- the LOC123303114 gene encoding mucin-2-like isoform X12, with protein sequence MNLIPICGLILSVICFGSEATDLNFYDYYGTSATADPFFPYGGPAIASASFPYGDLYATATTLAELTNPTEPTNPTEPTNPTEPTNPTKSINPTEPTTTTEATTTPKPTITTQPSTTPEPTATTEPSTTRKATTTPEPTITTQSSTTPEPTATTEPSTTRKATTTPEPTITTQSSTTPEPTATTEPSTTRKATTTPEPTITTQSSTTPEPTATTEPSTTRKAITTPEPTTTPSIVTSASTEPHTEQASTGSTTKVQTSTKQTPAEQTTQEHIPTTGKQKTSTEQTTQENVSKTPKPQTSTEQTTQEHMSTTRKEQATTGAPTVNPTTSLSKPSDGSDNKNTTSTLPQGYVSFGNGLYKFHSNATIWPEARDICEKEGGYLAIINSHEEETFIAGLYSDKKVFGAFRPNVIFVGYHDFFRPGQWLTIDGKSVSKLSYMHWAPGQPDNTLPYENCAALAIGDANTEGLDDYVCQFNEPFICEISNSQEYPESGNQIKTNPGGNSNKNNSNTTNPDENSNGNPTNDTNSNTTNPDENSNGNPTNDTNSNTTNPDENSNGNPTNNTTSNTTNPDENSNGNPTNDTNSNTTNPDENSNGNPTNNTTSNTTNPDENSNGNPTNDTNSNTTNPDENSNGNPTNDTNSNVTNPGDNSNNTNSNHIPKGYASFGEKLYKFHSNATIWSDARDICENEGGYLAIINSHEEEAFIASLYNDKAVFGAFHPNVIFVGYHDFFRPGQWLTIDGQSAKKIGYMHWAPGQPDNSLPYENCAALSIGEVVGLDDYVCQYNEPFVCEMSNGNEVSNKTENNGNSKPTTEGTTVENTTPTVPNTPENQTTNTTGKHTTPTESTTNPTKNPTTPTIPTTTDVPIEKTHQDYISHNGSLYKFHNNATTWVKARRVCESEGAHLTIINSVEEESFIANLYGNVIGATLDDYIFVGYHDFFKLGEWVTIDGRDTSYSEYTHWGIGQPDNEPYEQCGALFVEPSSIGLYNFVCHFDEPFVCESEIDTKC encoded by the exons ATGAATTTAATTCCAATTTGTGGATTGATTTTGTCAGTGATATGTTTTGGAAGTGAAGCTACCGAC ttaaatttttacGACTATTATGGTACATCAGCTACTGCGGATCCG tTTTTCCCCTATGGCGGTCCTGCAATAGCGTCCGCTAGTTTTCCTTATGGGGATCTCTACGCTACTGCCACTACTCTTGCAGAACTTACTAACCCTACAGAACCTACTAACCCTACAGAACCTACTAACCCTACAGAACCTACTAACCCTACAAAATCTATTAACCCTACAGAACCTACTACCACCACAGAAGCTACTACCACACCAAAACCTACTATCACCACACAACCTAGTACCACTCCAGAACCTACTGCCACCACAGAACCTTCTACCACCAGAAAAGCTACTACCACCCCAGAACCTACTATCACCACACAATCTAGTACCACTCCAGAACCTACTGCCACCACAGAACCTTCTACCACCAGAAAAGCTACTACCACCCCAGAACCTACTATCACCACACAATCTAGTACCACTCCAGAACCTACTGCCACCACAGAACCTTCTACCACCAGAAAAGCTACTACCACCCCAGAACCTACTATCACCACACAATCTAGTACCACTCCAGAACCTACTGCCACCACAGAACCCTCTACCACCAGAAAAGCTATTACCACCCCAGAACCTACCACAACTCCAAGTATTGTGACATCTGCTTCTACAGAACCTCACACAGAACAAGCGTCCACAGGATCAACTACTAAAGTACAAACTTCCACAAAACAAACTCCGGCAGAACAAACTACCCAAGAACATATTCCCACAACTGGCAAACAAAAAACTTCGACAGAACAAACTACTCAAGAAAATGTTTCCAAAACTCCTAAACCACAAACTTCCACAGAACAAACTACCCAAGAACATATGTCCACAACTCGAAAAGAACAAGCTACCACAGGCGCACCTACGGTGAATCCCACAACTTCTTTAAGCAAACCCTCAGACGgaagtgataacaaaaataCTACTTCCACA CTTCCTCAAGGTTACGTATCATTTGGCAACGGCTTGTATAAATTCCACAGCAATGCAACAATATGGCCAGAAGCACGAGACATTTGTGAAAAAGAAGGTGGTTATTTAGCAATTATTAATTCCCATGAAGAAGAAACTTTCATCGCAGGTCTATACAGCGACAAAAAAGTATTTGGGGCATTCCGACCCAATGTAATATTTGTTGGATATCATGACTTTTTCAGACCAGGACAATGGCTTACAATTGATG gTAAATCTGTGAGCAAATTGAGTTACATGCATTGGGCACCCGGGCAGCCAGACAACACCCTGCCCTATGAAAATTGCGCAGCATTAGCTATAGGGGATGCCAACACTGAAGGTTTAGATGATTATGTGTGCCAGTTTAATGAACcttttatatgtgaaatatcAAACAGTCAGGAATATCCTGAAAGCGGTAACCAAATT AAAACCAATCCAGGCGGCaactcaaataaaaacaattccaaC ACTACTAATCCAGACGAGAATTCCAATGGAAATCCAACAAATGATACCAATTCCAAT ACTACTAATCCAGACGAGAATTCCAATGGAAATCCAACAAATGATACCAATTCCAAT ACTACTAATCCAGACGAGAATTCCAATGGAAATCCAACAAATAACACCACTTCCAAT ACTACTAATCCAGACGAGAATTCCAATGGAAATCCAACAAATGATACCAATTCCAAT ACTACTAATCCAGACGAGAATTCCAATGGAAATCCAACAAATAACACCACTTCCAAT ACTACTAATCCAGACGAGAATTCCAATGGAAATCCAACAAATGATACCAATTCCAAT ACTACTAATCCAGACGAGAATTCCAATGGAAATCCAACAAATGATACCAATTCCAAT GTCACTAATCCAGGCGACAATTCAAATAATACCAATTCCAAT catATTCCTAAAGGCTACGCTTCCTTCGGAGAAAAGTTGTATAAATTCCACAGCAATGCTACAATATGGTCAGATGCACGAGACATTTGCGAAAACGAAGGTGGTTATTTAGCAATTATTAATTCCCATGAAGAAGAAGCTTTTATTGCTAGTTTATACAATGATAAAGCTGTATTTGGGGCATTCCATCCTAATGTTATTTTTGTTGGATATCATGACTTTTTCAGACCAGGACAGTGGCTTACAATTGACG GTCAATCggctaaaaaaattggatacatGCATTGGGCACCAGGCCAACCTGATAACAGTTTACCCTATGAAAACTGTGCAGCATTATCTATAGGCGAAGTCGTTGGTTTAGATGATTACGTTTGCCAATATAACGAGCCTTTTGTATGTGAAATGTCAAACGGTAACGAAGTTTCgaacaaaactgaaaataatggAAATTCTAAA CCTACAACAGAAGGAACCACAGTTGAAAACACTACTCCCACAGTACCGAATACTCCCGAAAATCAGACAACAAATACCACAGGAAAACACACAACTCCCACAGAGTCGACTACAAACCCCACCAAAAATCCAACTACACCTACAATTCCGACCACA actgATGTGCCAATCGAGAAG ACTCATCAAGATTACATAAGCCATAACGGTAGCTTATATAAATTTCACAACAATGCAACGACATGGGTAAAAGCACGACGCGTTTGTGAGAGTGAAGGAGCgcatttaacaataattaattccGTGGAAGAAGAATCATTTATCGCCAACTTATACGGAAATGTAATTGGTGCCACCTTAGACGATTATATCTTTGTTGGGTATCATGACTTTTTCAAACTTGGCGAATGGGTTACAATTGAtg gaAGAGACACAAGCTACTCAGAATACACTCATTGGGGAATAGGTCAACCTGATAATGAACCCTATGAACAATGTGGAGCCCTCTTTGTAGAACCTAGCAGTATTGGTTTGTACAATTTTGTATGTCATTTTGATGAACCATTTGTGTGTGAATCTGAAATCGACACAAAATGTTAA
- the LOC123303114 gene encoding mucin-12-like isoform X13: MNLIPICGLILSVICFGSEATDLNFYDYYGTSATADPFFPYGGPAIASASFPYGDLYATATTLAELTNPTEPTNPTEPTNPTEPTNPTKSINPTEPTTTTEATTTPKPTITTQPSTTPEPTATTEPSTTRKATTTPEPTITTQSSTTPEPTATTEPSTTRKATTTPEPTITTQSSTTPEPTATTEPSTTRKATTTPEPTITTQSSTTPEPTATTEPSTTRKAITTPEPTTTPSIVTSASTEPHTEQASTGSTTKVQTSTKQTPAEQTTQEHIPTTGKQKTSTEQTTQENVSKTPKPQTSTEQTTQEHMSTTRKEQATTGAPTVNPTTSLSKPSDGSDNKNTTSTLPQGYVSFGNGLYKFHSNATIWPEARDICEKEGGYLAIINSHEEETFIAGLYSDKKVFGAFRPNVIFVGYHDFFRPGQWLTIDGKSVSKLSYMHWAPGQPDNTLPYENCAALAIGDANTEGLDDYVCQFNEPFICEISNSQEYPESGNQIKTNPGGNSNKNNSNNTNPDENSNGNPTNNTTSNTTNPDENSNGNPTNDTNSNTTNPDENSNGNPTNNTTSNTTNPDENSNGNPTNDTNSNTTNPDENSNGNPTNNTTSNTTNPDENSNGNPTNDTNSNTTNPDENSNGNPTNDTNSNVTNPGDNSNNTNSNHIPKGYASFGEKLYKFHSNATIWSDARDICENEGGYLAIINSHEEEAFIASLYNDKAVFGAFHPNVIFVGYHDFFRPGQWLTIDGQSAKKIGYMHWAPGQPDNSLPYENCAALSIGEVVGLDDYVCQYNEPFVCEMSNGNEVSNKTENNGNSKPTTEGTTVENTTPTVPNTPENQTTNTTGKHTTPTESTTNPTKNPTTPTIPTTTDVPIEKTHQDYISHNGSLYKFHNNATTWVKARRVCESEGAHLTIINSVEEESFIANLYGNVIGATLDDYIFVGYHDFFKLGEWVTIDGRDTSYSEYTHWGIGQPDNEPYEQCGALFVEPSSIGLYNFVCHFDEPFVCESEIDTKC; this comes from the exons ATGAATTTAATTCCAATTTGTGGATTGATTTTGTCAGTGATATGTTTTGGAAGTGAAGCTACCGAC ttaaatttttacGACTATTATGGTACATCAGCTACTGCGGATCCG tTTTTCCCCTATGGCGGTCCTGCAATAGCGTCCGCTAGTTTTCCTTATGGGGATCTCTACGCTACTGCCACTACTCTTGCAGAACTTACTAACCCTACAGAACCTACTAACCCTACAGAACCTACTAACCCTACAGAACCTACTAACCCTACAAAATCTATTAACCCTACAGAACCTACTACCACCACAGAAGCTACTACCACACCAAAACCTACTATCACCACACAACCTAGTACCACTCCAGAACCTACTGCCACCACAGAACCTTCTACCACCAGAAAAGCTACTACCACCCCAGAACCTACTATCACCACACAATCTAGTACCACTCCAGAACCTACTGCCACCACAGAACCTTCTACCACCAGAAAAGCTACTACCACCCCAGAACCTACTATCACCACACAATCTAGTACCACTCCAGAACCTACTGCCACCACAGAACCTTCTACCACCAGAAAAGCTACTACCACCCCAGAACCTACTATCACCACACAATCTAGTACCACTCCAGAACCTACTGCCACCACAGAACCCTCTACCACCAGAAAAGCTATTACCACCCCAGAACCTACCACAACTCCAAGTATTGTGACATCTGCTTCTACAGAACCTCACACAGAACAAGCGTCCACAGGATCAACTACTAAAGTACAAACTTCCACAAAACAAACTCCGGCAGAACAAACTACCCAAGAACATATTCCCACAACTGGCAAACAAAAAACTTCGACAGAACAAACTACTCAAGAAAATGTTTCCAAAACTCCTAAACCACAAACTTCCACAGAACAAACTACCCAAGAACATATGTCCACAACTCGAAAAGAACAAGCTACCACAGGCGCACCTACGGTGAATCCCACAACTTCTTTAAGCAAACCCTCAGACGgaagtgataacaaaaataCTACTTCCACA CTTCCTCAAGGTTACGTATCATTTGGCAACGGCTTGTATAAATTCCACAGCAATGCAACAATATGGCCAGAAGCACGAGACATTTGTGAAAAAGAAGGTGGTTATTTAGCAATTATTAATTCCCATGAAGAAGAAACTTTCATCGCAGGTCTATACAGCGACAAAAAAGTATTTGGGGCATTCCGACCCAATGTAATATTTGTTGGATATCATGACTTTTTCAGACCAGGACAATGGCTTACAATTGATG gTAAATCTGTGAGCAAATTGAGTTACATGCATTGGGCACCCGGGCAGCCAGACAACACCCTGCCCTATGAAAATTGCGCAGCATTAGCTATAGGGGATGCCAACACTGAAGGTTTAGATGATTATGTGTGCCAGTTTAATGAACcttttatatgtgaaatatcAAACAGTCAGGAATATCCTGAAAGCGGTAACCAAATT AAAACCAATCCAGGCGGCaactcaaataaaaacaattccaaC aatactaaTCCAGACGAGAATTCCAATGGAAATCCAACAAATAACACCACTTCCAAT ACTACTAATCCAGACGAGAATTCCAATGGAAATCCAACAAATGATACCAATTCCAAT ACTACTAATCCAGACGAGAATTCCAATGGAAATCCAACAAATAACACCACTTCCAAT ACTACTAATCCAGACGAGAATTCCAATGGAAATCCAACAAATGATACCAATTCCAAT ACTACTAATCCAGACGAGAATTCCAATGGAAATCCAACAAATAACACCACTTCCAAT ACTACTAATCCAGACGAGAATTCCAATGGAAATCCAACAAATGATACCAATTCCAAT ACTACTAATCCAGACGAGAATTCCAATGGAAATCCAACAAATGATACCAATTCCAAT GTCACTAATCCAGGCGACAATTCAAATAATACCAATTCCAAT catATTCCTAAAGGCTACGCTTCCTTCGGAGAAAAGTTGTATAAATTCCACAGCAATGCTACAATATGGTCAGATGCACGAGACATTTGCGAAAACGAAGGTGGTTATTTAGCAATTATTAATTCCCATGAAGAAGAAGCTTTTATTGCTAGTTTATACAATGATAAAGCTGTATTTGGGGCATTCCATCCTAATGTTATTTTTGTTGGATATCATGACTTTTTCAGACCAGGACAGTGGCTTACAATTGACG GTCAATCggctaaaaaaattggatacatGCATTGGGCACCAGGCCAACCTGATAACAGTTTACCCTATGAAAACTGTGCAGCATTATCTATAGGCGAAGTCGTTGGTTTAGATGATTACGTTTGCCAATATAACGAGCCTTTTGTATGTGAAATGTCAAACGGTAACGAAGTTTCgaacaaaactgaaaataatggAAATTCTAAA CCTACAACAGAAGGAACCACAGTTGAAAACACTACTCCCACAGTACCGAATACTCCCGAAAATCAGACAACAAATACCACAGGAAAACACACAACTCCCACAGAGTCGACTACAAACCCCACCAAAAATCCAACTACACCTACAATTCCGACCACA actgATGTGCCAATCGAGAAG ACTCATCAAGATTACATAAGCCATAACGGTAGCTTATATAAATTTCACAACAATGCAACGACATGGGTAAAAGCACGACGCGTTTGTGAGAGTGAAGGAGCgcatttaacaataattaattccGTGGAAGAAGAATCATTTATCGCCAACTTATACGGAAATGTAATTGGTGCCACCTTAGACGATTATATCTTTGTTGGGTATCATGACTTTTTCAAACTTGGCGAATGGGTTACAATTGAtg gaAGAGACACAAGCTACTCAGAATACACTCATTGGGGAATAGGTCAACCTGATAATGAACCCTATGAACAATGTGGAGCCCTCTTTGTAGAACCTAGCAGTATTGGTTTGTACAATTTTGTATGTCATTTTGATGAACCATTTGTGTGTGAATCTGAAATCGACACAAAATGTTAA